One Nocardioides aromaticivorans genomic window carries:
- a CDS encoding alpha/beta hydrolase yields the protein MNLRATVESAAVKTVMGLPERVQRLAAGRPLVLDGQTLATDLHLMLRLQQVARRSELGAADIARGRAAMRDNAALVAGRQPIGATRELTVAGLPARHYLPHGARPATDAQPLLVFFHGGGFLYGDLDSHDGPCRVLAEVSGVPVLAVEYGVGPERAFPGGFDDAFAAVQWVVENAAELGVDPARIGVAGDSAGGNIAAWTAIAAARAGVPLAFQLLVYPCTDADRATESLRLFGEGLYLTAESIAMFNDVYLPTPEDRADERVNLLDVELPAGLAPAYVVTAGFDPLRDEGEAYARRLADAGVEVELRRFVDQIHGFLNIVGVGRSSRAAVLEIADRLRTALG from the coding sequence GTGAACCTCCGCGCCACCGTCGAGTCCGCCGCCGTGAAGACCGTGATGGGCCTGCCCGAGCGCGTGCAGCGACTCGCCGCCGGCCGGCCGCTCGTGCTGGACGGCCAGACCCTCGCCACCGACCTGCACCTCATGCTGCGGCTGCAGCAGGTCGCCCGGCGCAGCGAGCTCGGTGCCGCCGACATCGCCCGGGGCCGTGCCGCGATGCGCGACAACGCCGCCCTCGTCGCCGGTCGCCAGCCGATCGGCGCGACCCGCGAGCTCACCGTCGCCGGGCTCCCCGCGCGTCACTACCTGCCGCACGGTGCCCGTCCCGCGACCGATGCCCAGCCCCTGCTGGTCTTCTTCCACGGCGGCGGCTTCCTCTACGGCGACCTCGACTCCCACGACGGCCCCTGCCGGGTGCTCGCCGAGGTCAGCGGCGTACCGGTGCTGGCGGTGGAGTACGGCGTCGGGCCGGAGCGCGCGTTCCCGGGCGGCTTCGACGACGCCTTCGCCGCGGTCCAGTGGGTCGTCGAGAACGCCGCCGAGCTCGGCGTCGACCCCGCGCGGATCGGCGTCGCCGGCGACTCGGCCGGCGGCAACATCGCCGCCTGGACCGCGATCGCCGCCGCGCGCGCCGGTGTGCCGCTCGCGTTCCAGCTGCTGGTCTACCCGTGCACCGACGCCGACCGCGCCACGGAGAGCCTCCGGCTGTTCGGCGAGGGGCTCTACCTCACGGCCGAGTCGATCGCGATGTTCAACGACGTCTACCTCCCGACGCCCGAGGACCGCGCCGACGAGCGGGTCAACCTGCTCGACGTCGAGCTCCCGGCAGGCCTGGCGCCGGCGTACGTCGTCACCGCCGGCTTCGACCCGCTGCGCGACGAGGGCGAGGCCTACGCCCGGCGGCTCGCCGACGCCGGCGTCGAGGTCGAGCTGCGCCGCTTCGTGGACCAGATCCACGGCTTCCTGAACATCGTCGGCGTGGGGCGCAGCAGCCGCGCCGCCGTCCTGGAGATCGCCGACCGGCTGCGCACGGCGCTCGGCTGA